A genomic region of Elephas maximus indicus isolate mEleMax1 chromosome 10, mEleMax1 primary haplotype, whole genome shotgun sequence contains the following coding sequences:
- the SIVA1 gene encoding apoptosis regulatory protein Siva isoform X2 — MPKRGCPFGDVAPLQLKVRVGPKELSRGVCGERHSREVFERTRQLLFRGAQAYMDHVWDEGSPESCTLVHLPESPKPSPTGVPGVTSGQMLIGPGGRLLRSHVQASGADPLEAVSRACSSCVRSVDGKAVCSQCERPLCGRCLRTCWGCGTVACALCSAVDYGDVHEKALCTSCAMFEA; from the exons ATGCCCAAGCGGGGCTGCCCCTTCGGGGACGTCGCCCCGCTGCAGCTCAAGGTCCGCGTGGGCCCGAAGGAGCTGAGCCGCGGCGTGTGCGGCGAGCGCCACTCCCGGGAGGTCTTCG AAAGGACCAGGCAGCTCCTGTTCCGTGGAGCCCAGGCCTACATGGACCATGTGTGGGATGAAGGTTCGCCAGAGAGCTGCACCCTTGTCCACCTGCCTGAGTCCCCGAAGCCCAGCCCCACAGGTGTCCCAGGGGTCACCAGTGGGCAGATGCTGATCGGACCGGGTGGCCGCCTGCTGAGGAGCCATGTCCAGGCCTCAGGGGCCG ACCCATTGGAGGCAGTGTCCAGGGCCTGCTCCTCGTGCGTTCGCAGTGTGGACGGAAAGGCGGTCTGCAGCCAGTGTGAGCGCCCCCTGTGTGGTCGGTGTCTGCGCACCTGCTGGGGCTGCGGCACCGTGGCCTGTGCCCTGTGCTCTGCCGTTGA CTACGGTGACGTTCATGAGAAGGCACTCTGCACCAGCTGCGCCATGTTTGAAGCGTGA
- the SIVA1 gene encoding apoptosis regulatory protein Siva isoform X1, with amino-acid sequence MPKRGCPFGDVAPLQLKVRVGPKELSRGVCGERHSREVFERTRQLLFRGAQAYMDHVWDEGSPESCTLVHLPESPKPSPTGVPGVTSGQMLIGPGGRLLRSHVQASGADPLEAVSRACSSCVRSVDGKAVCSQCERPLCGRCLRTCWGCGTVACALCSAVEKSVITGVTVAHGSTARDAPTPRWRPSPGSPSSHHRECPGVQAHWPEACSYLQQFPGQGPTPLPAWWLSPSLQDNRPPTLLAAGWAPSER; translated from the exons ATGCCCAAGCGGGGCTGCCCCTTCGGGGACGTCGCCCCGCTGCAGCTCAAGGTCCGCGTGGGCCCGAAGGAGCTGAGCCGCGGCGTGTGCGGCGAGCGCCACTCCCGGGAGGTCTTCG AAAGGACCAGGCAGCTCCTGTTCCGTGGAGCCCAGGCCTACATGGACCATGTGTGGGATGAAGGTTCGCCAGAGAGCTGCACCCTTGTCCACCTGCCTGAGTCCCCGAAGCCCAGCCCCACAGGTGTCCCAGGGGTCACCAGTGGGCAGATGCTGATCGGACCGGGTGGCCGCCTGCTGAGGAGCCATGTCCAGGCCTCAGGGGCCG ACCCATTGGAGGCAGTGTCCAGGGCCTGCTCCTCGTGCGTTCGCAGTGTGGACGGAAAGGCGGTCTGCAGCCAGTGTGAGCGCCCCCTGTGTGGTCGGTGTCTGCGCACCTGCTGGGGCTGCGGCACCGTGGCCTGTGCCCTGTGCTCTGCCGTTGA GAAGTCTGTCATCACTGGTGTGACTGTCGCTCACGGCTCCACAGCCAGGGATGCCCCCACTCCACGCTGGCGTCCCTCACCCGGCAGCCCCTCCTCTCACCACCGGGAATGTCCTGGAGTCCAGGCTCACTGGCCAGAGGCCTGCTCCTACCTCCAGCAGTTTCCAGGCCAGGGACCAACACCCCTTCCTGCATGGTGGCTGAGCCCATCCCTGCAGGACAATCGCCCTCCGACCCTCCTTGCAGCGGGTTGGGCCCCATCTGAGAGATGA